A section of the Methanosarcina mazei S-6 genome encodes:
- a CDS encoding archaellin/type IV pilin N-terminal domain-containing protein: MKGIFSIFRKDDKAFTGLESAIVLTAFVVVAAVFSYVVLGAGFTTSDTAKKTIDEGVKQTTSSVELAGDVIANSADRSKVDTIVVTLQLTAGQSPVDIGADSNAGMLVVAYADNATYNQSLSWTKDFVGDNDKDAILEQHEKVQLTLAVPSGSMLQGTSDQVVNREFKLEIKPKIGAIVPITRVTPPQLDKVMVLK; encoded by the coding sequence ATGAAAGGGATTTTTAGTATCTTTAGAAAAGATGATAAAGCCTTTACAGGGCTTGAATCCGCAATAGTGCTGACCGCCTTCGTAGTGGTGGCAGCAGTTTTCTCTTATGTCGTGCTCGGGGCTGGTTTTACAACCTCAGATACCGCCAAGAAGACCATTGACGAAGGCGTCAAACAGACCACTTCTTCCGTAGAGCTTGCAGGTGATGTGATTGCAAATAGTGCCGATCGATCAAAAGTGGATACTATTGTTGTCACCCTTCAACTCACAGCAGGACAATCTCCTGTGGATATAGGAGCCGATAGTAATGCCGGAATGCTGGTGGTAGCTTATGCAGACAACGCTACATACAACCAAAGCTTGAGCTGGACTAAGGATTTTGTGGGAGACAATGATAAAGACGCGATTCTAGAACAGCATGAAAAAGTTCAATTAACTCTCGCTGTACCTTCTGGCTCAATGCTTCAAGGTACCTCTGATCAGGTTGTAAACAGAGAATTCAAGCTTGAGATTAAACCGAAAATAGGTGCAATAGTTCCGATAACAAGAGTGACTCCACCACAGCTTGATAAAGTTATGGTCCTGAAGTAA
- a CDS encoding ATPase domain-containing protein, with translation MEINKGEGAVLGKEFFCEEEPGYLIEEEEEKELLEFISSGNLEIDRRLEGGIPAGSLCLLEGANDSGKSIFLQQIIWGALNQDKTVLFLTTEKTSKEVLNQMESLKRGISDYFIIGRSKIFEINAGYVEENPRLSESLLQVLLECIQRCEEELVLIDSLTIFAVNASENAVLNFFTECVKLCDRGKTILISVHGYAFSQAVLYRLRSVCSACLELRIEQVGDQWVKTMEIQKLRGARKTTGNLLSFDVDSEFGLKIIPVSKIKA, from the coding sequence ATGGAAATAAACAAAGGGGAAGGAGCAGTATTAGGAAAAGAATTTTTTTGTGAAGAGGAACCTGGCTACCTGATAGAAGAAGAGGAAGAGAAAGAGCTTCTGGAGTTTATATCCTCCGGAAATCTGGAAATAGACAGGAGACTGGAAGGGGGTATTCCTGCGGGTTCACTCTGCCTCCTGGAAGGTGCAAACGACAGTGGCAAATCTATTTTTCTGCAGCAGATAATATGGGGGGCCCTTAACCAGGATAAAACTGTGCTTTTTTTGACAACGGAAAAGACCTCAAAAGAAGTCCTTAACCAGATGGAGAGCTTAAAGCGCGGGATTTCGGACTATTTCATAATAGGGAGGTCAAAGATATTTGAAATCAATGCAGGTTATGTTGAAGAAAACCCGCGTTTAAGTGAGAGCCTGCTGCAGGTGCTTCTCGAATGCATACAGAGATGTGAAGAAGAACTGGTCCTTATAGATTCCCTTACAATTTTTGCAGTTAATGCCTCGGAAAATGCGGTGTTAAACTTCTTTACGGAATGTGTAAAACTTTGTGACAGGGGAAAAACCATTCTCATCAGCGTGCACGGGTACGCTTTTTCGCAGGCGGTACTCTACAGGCTGAGATCAGTTTGCAGCGCCTGTCTGGAACTCAGGATAGAGCAGGTTGGGGACCAGTGGGTAAAAACTATGGAAATCCAGAAACTGAGGGGTGCCAGGAAAACTACGGGAAATCTGCTTAGCTTTGATGTGGACAGCGAATTCGGGCTGAAAATAATTCCTGTTTCAAAGATTAAAGCCTGA
- a CDS encoding type II/IV secretion system ATPase subunit: MEALPFNPLPAPENGGRSRKEVYAILSPEMQEFVGREENHHILDYICRLPAEEIGFPEFYPRISRSMKSIKRPNLIYPAGKGLAVHIYPDKEDVRNYYIPIEPCLFQKLDSMLEEVEKLLIDVIHDQEINTNDPEEKKKLLVKALEKTCDVKENLKEKPGKSEEKGGQNQKDTDQKKNKEKDSLKEGKNDGKTGFIGNLKGAGKLFGSGKPKKISVTPQEFNAIKYRMVRDKVGMGVLEPLLLDSNIEDISCSGLGRIFVEHKVFSSLKTTISFEEIEELNSFVIQMSEKVGKPITYRDPIVDTALPDGSRINIVFGEDVSKRGSNFTIRKFMGVPISILELVEFGTIDYTMAAYMWMMLRAGMNCFVSGETASGKTTMMNAVTTFLPPDSKIVSIEDTPELQVPHKNWTREVTRTTRDDSGSDVSMFDLLKAALRQRPNEIMIGEIRGVEGSIAFQAMQTGHPVMSTFHAASVEKLIQRLTGDPINVPKNYVDNLNVVIIQSAVNVPGKGLGRRVLSINEIVGYDAVNQAFNFMDIFKWDPATDTFKFTGKNNSYLLEHKIAPRMGIPETQVRKIYSELDRRSKILRKIHQANITNFYDLFTTLIQLEEAGVIS; the protein is encoded by the coding sequence ATGGAAGCTCTGCCTTTTAACCCGTTGCCTGCACCGGAGAATGGGGGGCGTTCCAGAAAAGAGGTATATGCAATCCTTTCTCCGGAAATGCAGGAGTTCGTTGGCAGGGAAGAAAATCACCATATCCTTGATTATATCTGCAGGCTTCCAGCGGAAGAAATAGGATTTCCGGAGTTCTACCCGAGAATTTCCAGGTCCATGAAAAGCATTAAACGCCCCAATCTGATTTATCCTGCCGGAAAAGGGCTTGCTGTTCATATATATCCGGATAAGGAAGACGTAAGGAATTACTACATTCCCATAGAGCCCTGCCTGTTCCAAAAACTGGACAGCATGCTTGAGGAAGTGGAAAAATTACTCATTGACGTGATACATGACCAGGAAATTAATACAAATGACCCTGAGGAAAAAAAGAAACTTCTCGTAAAGGCTCTTGAAAAGACCTGTGATGTAAAAGAGAATTTGAAGGAAAAACCCGGAAAATCAGAAGAAAAAGGCGGACAAAATCAAAAAGATACAGATCAGAAAAAAAATAAGGAAAAAGATTCCCTGAAAGAAGGAAAGAATGACGGAAAAACCGGATTTATCGGAAACCTTAAGGGAGCCGGTAAATTATTCGGTTCAGGAAAACCGAAGAAAATTTCCGTAACTCCTCAGGAATTCAATGCAATCAAATATCGGATGGTCAGGGATAAGGTGGGGATGGGAGTGCTCGAACCTTTACTGCTTGACTCAAACATAGAAGATATAAGCTGCAGCGGTCTTGGAAGGATCTTTGTTGAGCATAAGGTATTTTCGTCCCTTAAAACAACAATCTCGTTTGAGGAAATTGAAGAACTCAATTCTTTTGTCATACAGATGTCCGAAAAAGTAGGAAAGCCGATCACCTACAGGGACCCTATAGTAGATACGGCTCTTCCGGACGGGTCAAGGATTAATATCGTATTCGGAGAAGATGTATCAAAACGTGGGAGCAATTTTACAATCAGGAAATTCATGGGAGTCCCAATTTCAATCCTCGAACTTGTAGAGTTCGGTACAATTGACTATACAATGGCTGCATACATGTGGATGATGCTCAGGGCAGGGATGAACTGTTTTGTTTCGGGAGAAACAGCTTCCGGGAAGACCACAATGATGAACGCTGTGACCACTTTCCTTCCTCCGGATTCAAAAATAGTCTCTATAGAAGACACACCGGAATTGCAGGTTCCCCACAAGAACTGGACCCGTGAGGTTACAAGGACTACGAGGGACGACAGCGGGTCTGATGTTTCCATGTTTGACCTCCTTAAGGCAGCCCTGCGACAGCGCCCGAATGAGATTATGATAGGAGAGATCCGTGGGGTTGAGGGAAGTATCGCTTTTCAGGCGATGCAAACAGGGCACCCGGTAATGTCAACGTTCCATGCAGCATCGGTTGAAAAACTGATCCAGAGGCTTACCGGAGACCCCATAAATGTGCCCAAAAATTATGTGGATAACCTGAATGTGGTCATTATCCAGAGTGCTGTAAACGTCCCCGGGAAAGGGCTTGGAAGAAGGGTACTGAGCATAAACGAGATAGTTGGCTATGATGCTGTGAACCAGGCTTTTAATTTTATGGATATTTTCAAATGGGACCCTGCGACAGATACGTTCAAATTCACGGGAAAAAACAACTCCTACCTTCTGGAACATAAAATTGCCCCGCGAATGGGAATTCCCGAAACCCAGGTCAGGAAGATATACTCTGAGCTTGACAGGAGATCAAAAATCCTGAGAAAAATCCACCAGGCAAATATTACGAATTTCTATGACCTGTTTACTACCCTGATCCAGCTTGAGGAAGCGGGGGTAATATCATGA
- the flaJ gene encoding archaellar assembly protein FlaJ has protein sequence MNYAEMAPYLKINSAKRGVEGYFSLARKLKSTKVVERVNDDMLFLLTYMAAISTADIERDRIFDYAGRQKEYEASKYFWQIHILASKWGYEYAKACKYISQKLKDAYLSKLFGRMANILSSGEPEKNFLKQEKITREEIYSNAYERSIESLKKWTDGYTALMVSVTLVVTIILVSVMIYNIENIETIAFLIVLLTLFICGLALYIIYKAAPAEKKLHALSRKSREQERIKFLSRVLLPLGAFSLTVLILLGTRKEYILLGVPFFTLPIGVLAVADDRKIDERDSSFPAFIKTLGTLAGTTGITIRSAMENLDRETIGCLKPGVEELHKGLSMGFKSRLCWEKFIGETGSELINRSSRIFNDAVELGGDPAEIGNIVSASSLAIVLLRMKRQLVSSGFKGLALTLHAVMVGLLIFVMEIISRFSGLVSKMSEAYMSAEGSMNGMSGMGMSMFNVAESVPLLYKFTFSVIIILTISNTLVVKIVEGGGNYKLLFYGGLMSGISGLCMILIPPVVSRVFTFQI, from the coding sequence ATGAATTATGCAGAGATGGCTCCGTACTTAAAAATAAATTCTGCGAAGCGGGGAGTTGAAGGGTATTTCAGTCTTGCCCGAAAACTGAAGAGCACAAAAGTCGTTGAAAGGGTCAATGATGATATGCTCTTCCTGCTGACGTATATGGCAGCTATCTCAACCGCGGATATCGAAAGGGACAGGATATTCGATTATGCAGGGAGACAGAAGGAATATGAGGCTTCAAAATATTTCTGGCAGATACATATCCTTGCTTCAAAATGGGGATATGAGTATGCAAAAGCATGCAAGTACATTTCCCAGAAATTAAAGGATGCCTATCTTTCAAAACTGTTCGGCAGGATGGCAAACATCCTTTCTTCAGGAGAGCCTGAGAAAAATTTCCTCAAACAGGAAAAGATCACAAGGGAAGAGATCTATTCCAACGCATACGAAAGGAGCATAGAATCCCTGAAAAAATGGACTGACGGATACACTGCCCTGATGGTTTCCGTAACTCTTGTTGTTACCATAATCCTTGTTTCGGTCATGATCTACAATATAGAGAACATAGAAACCATTGCGTTCCTTATTGTATTGCTGACTCTCTTCATATGCGGGCTTGCCCTTTACATAATATATAAGGCGGCTCCGGCAGAAAAGAAATTGCATGCCCTCAGCCGTAAGTCCAGGGAACAGGAAAGGATAAAGTTTCTGAGCCGGGTCCTGCTTCCTCTGGGTGCATTTTCTCTTACTGTCCTGATTCTGCTCGGAACCAGAAAAGAGTATATCCTGCTTGGAGTTCCGTTCTTTACTCTTCCGATAGGCGTCCTTGCGGTGGCTGATGACAGAAAAATAGATGAAAGGGACAGCAGTTTTCCTGCATTTATAAAAACTCTGGGAACCCTTGCCGGGACAACAGGAATCACTATAAGGAGTGCTATGGAAAACCTCGACCGGGAAACTATAGGCTGTCTCAAGCCAGGAGTCGAAGAACTTCACAAAGGCCTTTCCATGGGGTTTAAGTCCAGGCTCTGCTGGGAAAAATTCATAGGCGAAACAGGATCAGAGCTGATAAACAGGTCCTCAAGGATCTTTAACGATGCGGTCGAGCTGGGAGGCGATCCCGCTGAAATAGGGAATATAGTTTCAGCTTCAAGCCTGGCAATCGTCCTGCTCAGGATGAAGAGGCAGCTTGTAAGTTCCGGATTCAAGGGTCTTGCCTTAACCCTTCATGCTGTTATGGTCGGGCTTCTTATTTTTGTAATGGAAATAATTTCAAGGTTTAGCGGGCTTGTCTCAAAGATGAGCGAGGCTTATATGTCCGCAGAAGGGAGTATGAACGGGATGTCCGGAATGGGCATGAGCATGTTTAATGTGGCAGAAAGCGTGCCCCTGCTTTACAAATTCACTTTTTCCGTGATAATTATCCTGACAATTTCAAATACGCTCGTGGTGAAGATTGTAGAAGGAGGAGGAAATTACAAACTTTTATTCTATGGGGGGCTGATGTCCGGAATTTCAGGGCTCTGCATGATCCTTATCCCTCCGGTAGTATCCAGGGTGTTCACATTCCAGATATGA
- the hacA gene encoding homoaconitase large subunit, producing MSEKIFSRAAGKEVKANDFVLADVDYAMAHDGTSILAVNAFKEMEMERVWDPSRIVIPFDHIAPANTETSATLQKEIREWVREQSIPNFYEIGEGICHQVLPENGFALPGKLLVGADSHSCTYGAFGAFATGVGATDMAEIFATGKLWFKVPESFRMTVEGSLDKHVYAKDLTLYLIGKTGIAGATYKAVEFYGQAISELSVAGRMTLCNMAIEMGAKTGIVPPDEKTFDFLKNRAVAPYEPVYSDPDASYLKEFVYDAGDIEPQVACPHQVDNVKPVGEVEGTHVDQVFIGTCTNGRLEDLEVAASVLKGKKVTVRTIIIPASRSTLLAAIKNGTMEILLKAGVTLATPGCGPCLGAHQGVLGEGEVCVSTANRNFKGRMGKDGFIYLASPATAAASALTGEITDPRKI from the coding sequence ATCAGCGAAAAAATCTTTTCCCGGGCAGCAGGAAAAGAGGTAAAGGCTAATGATTTTGTGCTGGCAGATGTGGACTATGCGATGGCGCATGACGGCACATCAATACTTGCGGTAAATGCTTTTAAGGAAATGGAGATGGAAAGGGTCTGGGACCCCTCAAGAATTGTGATTCCTTTTGACCATATTGCCCCTGCAAACACCGAGACATCAGCTACCCTGCAAAAAGAGATCCGAGAATGGGTAAGGGAACAGAGTATACCCAATTTCTATGAAATAGGAGAAGGGATCTGCCATCAGGTTCTTCCTGAAAACGGCTTTGCACTGCCTGGAAAACTGCTCGTCGGAGCTGACTCTCATTCCTGTACATACGGGGCTTTCGGGGCTTTTGCAACTGGAGTCGGGGCAACCGATATGGCTGAAATCTTTGCTACGGGAAAGCTCTGGTTCAAGGTACCGGAAAGCTTCAGGATGACAGTTGAAGGAAGCCTTGACAAACACGTTTACGCAAAAGACCTTACCCTTTACCTGATAGGAAAAACAGGAATTGCAGGTGCAACCTATAAAGCAGTTGAGTTTTACGGGCAGGCAATCAGCGAACTTTCTGTTGCCGGCAGGATGACGCTCTGCAACATGGCAATCGAGATGGGAGCAAAGACCGGAATAGTCCCTCCCGACGAAAAGACCTTTGATTTCCTGAAAAACAGGGCAGTTGCTCCTTATGAACCTGTGTATTCAGACCCTGATGCTTCTTATCTTAAAGAGTTTGTTTATGATGCCGGAGACATAGAGCCCCAGGTCGCCTGCCCCCACCAGGTGGATAACGTAAAGCCAGTAGGGGAGGTTGAAGGGACTCACGTGGACCAGGTCTTTATAGGGACGTGCACCAACGGAAGGCTTGAAGACCTCGAAGTAGCAGCATCAGTCCTGAAAGGAAAAAAGGTTACAGTCAGGACAATCATAATCCCTGCATCCCGCTCAACCCTCCTTGCAGCAATCAAGAATGGGACAATGGAAATCCTGCTGAAAGCCGGTGTGACCCTTGCAACCCCTGGCTGCGGGCCCTGCCTTGGCGCTCATCAGGGCGTTCTTGGGGAAGGCGAAGTCTGTGTTTCAACCGCAAACAGGAACTTTAAAGGCAGGATGGGAAAAGACGGCTTTATCTATCTTGCGTCTCCCGCAACCGCAGCAGCTTCTGCACTTACAGGCGAAATCACTGACCCGAGGAAGATATAA
- a CDS encoding pyridoxamine 5'-phosphate oxidase family protein yields MTSKLMDYFNKQPRIGVLSTSTKDGKVDSAVFGSPHMIDENTVVIATGKNRTFSNLQENPYAMFLIMEPGAEIMDWKGIRVYMKMKESATSGEMLDMIKGQIAKMAGEEAGKMIYATATFEIIELRPLVDMGQGWEKSI; encoded by the coding sequence ATGACGTCAAAATTGATGGACTACTTTAACAAACAGCCCAGAATTGGGGTCCTCAGCACATCGACCAAAGACGGAAAGGTAGATTCGGCTGTTTTCGGCTCACCCCATATGATCGATGAAAATACCGTTGTAATTGCAACAGGCAAGAACAGGACATTCTCAAACCTTCAGGAAAATCCTTACGCGATGTTCCTCATCATGGAGCCAGGAGCTGAGATTATGGATTGGAAAGGGATCAGGGTTTATATGAAGATGAAGGAATCTGCGACTTCCGGAGAGATGCTTGACATGATCAAAGGTCAGATCGCAAAAATGGCCGGAGAGGAAGCGGGAAAAATGATATACGCAACTGCCACCTTCGAGATCATTGAGCTGAGGCCTCTTGTTGATATGGGACAGGGCTGGGAGAAGTCGATCTGA
- a CDS encoding heterodisulfide reductase-related iron-sulfur binding cluster — MGFSQLHLNKNTSLQVTKTKLDSLQRAGVELMIHMCPNCHIQYDRYQPVIEKEFGVEYDMVHMNIAQFVALSLGADPYKVCGFQTHSVPLEGFLEKAGII; from the coding sequence ATGGGCTTTTCCCAGCTCCACCTTAACAAAAACACCTCTCTCCAGGTTACCAAAACCAAACTCGACAGCCTCCAGAGAGCTGGGGTGGAGTTAATGATCCATATGTGCCCGAACTGCCATATCCAGTACGACCGCTACCAGCCTGTGATTGAAAAAGAGTTCGGGGTAGAGTACGACATGGTACACATGAATATTGCCCAGTTCGTAGCTCTCTCACTGGGAGCAGACCCCTACAAAGTATGCGGTTTCCAGACTCACTCCGTGCCTCTGGAAGGTTTTCTTGAAAAAGCCGGTATAATATAA
- a CDS encoding C39 family peptidase, which produces MIKNKIGIGTLILLILLVVMALIPAVSAQEEKDYSVTTENAFKHANANMISFIAAGTPGFENWTGASVDPNPLELYDINGKKLFFRFSVYKENKLIDTIDVCADKTLGPSIYDIVFDPEPYKATEAMKKSIEIAKSEYSDGKIKSTNLVVYSYPRIGAMTVVKDKTTGIEHRIFVDAYSLNEVEDKPATETEPGIWSMYDKILTNGKENNLKEWQKSDELAKSIEQAAANKGVNINAAVTEENIKKLSDEGVVKSSFTGKILDINGIGQERDVFCGPACIRMVCKYYNQPTPIPTQDTIYRGDGLWNWNPASIYTSGLSANDVVVWATYRWGKTGTIASSFSDSVAISEIENNRPFFSMIPGHFRLCKGYIVQDGYTYLRINDPLPVGSTYGNPGLLERTYGSSESTRIYVR; this is translated from the coding sequence ATGATTAAGAACAAAATTGGAATCGGAACGCTAATTTTATTAATTCTGCTGGTTGTTATGGCATTGATACCAGCCGTAAGTGCACAGGAAGAAAAAGATTATTCTGTAACCACTGAGAATGCTTTTAAGCATGCTAATGCAAACATGATAAGTTTTATAGCAGCCGGCACACCAGGCTTTGAGAACTGGACAGGGGCATCTGTTGATCCCAATCCACTAGAGCTTTATGACATAAATGGTAAAAAATTATTTTTTCGATTCTCAGTATATAAAGAAAATAAATTAATAGATACAATCGACGTTTGTGCCGATAAAACGTTGGGACCTTCAATCTATGACATTGTATTTGATCCTGAACCTTATAAAGCGACTGAAGCCATGAAAAAATCAATAGAAATAGCCAAAAGTGAATATTCAGATGGGAAAATCAAATCAACCAATTTGGTTGTATACAGCTATCCAAGGATAGGGGCGATGACTGTGGTGAAAGACAAGACCACTGGAATTGAACACCGGATATTTGTAGATGCTTACTCCCTTAATGAGGTTGAAGATAAACCCGCAACTGAAACAGAACCTGGAATATGGTCAATGTATGACAAGATTTTGACAAATGGAAAGGAAAACAATTTAAAGGAATGGCAAAAAAGTGATGAACTTGCCAAATCTATAGAACAAGCAGCAGCTAATAAAGGAGTTAATATTAATGCTGCAGTTACTGAAGAAAATATTAAAAAACTCAGTGACGAGGGAGTAGTGAAAAGTTCATTTACAGGTAAAATACTTGATATTAACGGTATTGGACAAGAACGAGATGTCTTTTGTGGCCCAGCATGTATCCGAATGGTTTGTAAATATTATAATCAACCGACTCCCATCCCTACGCAGGATACAATCTATAGGGGTGATGGACTATGGAATTGGAACCCTGCTTCCATATACACATCTGGGCTCTCAGCTAATGATGTTGTAGTGTGGGCTACATATAGATGGGGAAAAACGGGAACTATAGCTAGTAGTTTTTCTGATAGTGTCGCTATATCAGAAATTGAAAACAATAGACCATTCTTCAGTATGATTCCAGGTCATTTTCGACTTTGTAAAGGATACATAGTTCAAGATGGGTATACATATTTGCGCATTAATGACCCACTGCCTGTTGGTTCGACATATGGTAATCCAGGATTACTTGAACGCACATACGGCAGTTCAGAATCTACACGTATATATGTAAGGTAA
- a CDS encoding beta-propeller fold lactonase family protein: protein MEEITYDKTYREHTLIRVLGMTSLTILILAGVAGAAPFAYVTNLGDYNQRGYYYDMNYNGTVPTPTVAVIDTATNNVTARVPLGGGWPVGIVVNPAGTKLYVASAAIDVCTVYVIDTAANTVSAKVNIGSSYPSGITVNPAGTRVYVPKQRDNTDISVINTATNTLMAPIIVEQSTHNVAITPDGKKIYVTNFRGNITSVIDAATNKVTGSASVGDSPCGIAVTPDGKKVYITNYNSSTVSVINTATDNVITTVSVGSLPDRVAVTSDGNKVYVAGSSTVSVIDTATDTVIATVPVGTSSREIVISPDGSKVYLGNFYNKSVTVINTKTNTVTATVPVGEWPLGIAVTPDGKKVYVTNAESDNVSVIDTATNTVTATVNAGIYPTGIVIVPLKDSNMTAQSTGTTSNATEDIGVKETNLPSEEINTVELNNSKKNDSESDNGSSSNENESSKNNSTPGFGLLGSLTCLYGGWKLRKK from the coding sequence ATGGAAGAAATAACGTATGATAAAACATATCGAGAGCATACTCTCATAAGAGTTTTGGGAATGACTTCACTTACGATTTTAATATTGGCTGGTGTAGCAGGTGCGGCTCCATTTGCATATGTGACAAATCTGGGGGATTATAATCAGAGAGGTTATTATTACGACATGAATTATAATGGTACTGTTCCTACTCCTACTGTCGCTGTAATTGACACAGCAACTAACAATGTTACAGCCAGAGTGCCTCTTGGAGGAGGGTGGCCTGTAGGAATTGTGGTCAACCCTGCAGGAACAAAGTTATATGTAGCGTCCGCAGCTATAGACGTTTGCACTGTTTATGTAATTGATACAGCTGCAAATACGGTTAGCGCCAAAGTGAATATAGGAAGCAGTTATCCTTCGGGAATTACAGTTAACCCTGCAGGAACAAGAGTTTATGTGCCGAAGCAGCGTGACAACACAGATATCTCTGTAATTAACACAGCAACAAATACCTTAATGGCACCGATTATTGTGGAGCAAAGTACTCATAATGTTGCAATCACACCAGATGGAAAAAAAATCTATGTCACGAACTTTCGCGGCAACATTACTTCTGTAATTGACGCGGCTACAAACAAAGTTACAGGCAGCGCGTCTGTAGGAGACTCCCCTTGTGGCATTGCAGTCACACCGGACGGAAAAAAAGTATACATAACTAACTATAACAGCAGCACTGTCTCTGTAATTAATACAGCCACGGATAATGTAATAACCACTGTGTCTGTAGGAAGCTTACCTGACCGTGTTGCAGTCACTTCTGATGGAAACAAAGTATATGTAGCTGGCAGCAGCACTGTCTCTGTAATTGATACAGCCACGGATACTGTAATAGCCACTGTGCCTGTAGGAACTTCTTCTCGTGAAATTGTAATTAGTCCAGATGGAAGTAAGGTATATTTAGGGAACTTCTACAATAAAAGTGTCACTGTAATTAATACAAAAACAAACACTGTCACGGCCACAGTGCCTGTGGGAGAATGGCCCCTGGGAATCGCAGTCACACCGGACGGAAAAAAGGTATATGTGACAAACGCCGAAAGCGACAATGTCTCAGTGATTGACACAGCCACAAACACTGTTACGGCTACGGTAAATGCAGGAATCTATCCTACTGGGATTGTAATTGTGCCTCTTAAGGATTCCAATATGACTGCCCAAAGTACAGGGACAACATCCAATGCAACTGAAGACATAGGGGTTAAAGAAACGAACTTGCCATCTGAAGAAATAAACACTGTCGAACTCAATAATTCAAAAAAGAATGATTCAGAATCCGATAATGGCAGTAGCTCAAATGAAAACGAATCAAGTAAAAATAACTCTACTCCAGGTTTTGGACTATTGGGAAGCTTGACCTGCCTGTATGGTGGATGGAAGTTAAGGAAGAAGTAA
- a CDS encoding heterodisulfide reductase-related iron-sulfur binding cluster, whose amino-acid sequence MGFSHLHLNKNTSLQVTKTKLDSLQRAGVELMIHMCPNCHIQYDRYQSVIEKEYGVEYDMVHMNIAQFVALSMGADPYKVCGFQTHSVPLECFLEKAGII is encoded by the coding sequence ATGGGCTTTTCCCATCTCCACCTTAACAAAAACACCTCTCTCCAGGTCACCAAAACCAAGCTAGACAGCCTCCAGAGAGCCGGTGTGGAGTTAATGATCCATATGTGCCCGAACTGTCATATCCAGTACGACCGCTACCAGTCTGTGATTGAAAAAGAGTACGGGGTAGAGTACGACATGGTACACATGAATATTGCCCAGTTCGTAGCTCTTTCAATGGGAGCAGACCCCTACAAAGTTTGCGGTTTCCAGACTCACTCCGTGCCTCTGGAATGTTTTCTTGAAAAGGCCGGTATAATCTAA